In one Balaenoptera acutorostrata chromosome 5, mBalAcu1.1, whole genome shotgun sequence genomic region, the following are encoded:
- the LOC103011737 gene encoding cytochrome c oxidase subunit 7B2, mitochondrial, whose protein sequence is MMFPLVRNALSSLRIRSIQQIRARQSHSKHSPDFHDKYGDILLASGTAFCVVVWVFTATQVGIEWNPSPVGRATPKEWNDE, encoded by the coding sequence ATGATGTTTCCCTTGGTCAGAAATGCACTAAGTAGTCTCAGGATTCGAAGCATTCAGCAAATTAGGGCAAGACAGAGCCACTCAAAACACTCACCAGATTTTCATGACAAGTACGGTGATATTCTACTAGCCAGCGGAACCGCTTTCTGTGTTGTTGTGTGGGTGTTCACAGCCACACAGGTTGGAATAGAATGGAACCCCTCCCCTGTTGGCAGAGCCACCCCAAAAGAGTGGAATGATGAGTAA